A window of the Arachis duranensis cultivar V14167 chromosome 5, aradu.V14167.gnm2.J7QH, whole genome shotgun sequence genome harbors these coding sequences:
- the LOC107488287 gene encoding probable membrane-associated kinase regulator 2 (The sequence of the model RefSeq protein was modified relative to this genomic sequence to represent the inferred CDS: added 64 bases not found in genome assembly): MNDRDYSLKEDVQFAQVLPSTATAPAAATTTILRPHHNATDSDDDDDDADGPFFDLEFAVPDEVDDPEHSHEDPNATINKHSDQEEEDEEEDDDDNIEECEREFKFTLSPSSNDRGDDPNLSLSPSDDLFFKGKLVQVDPSSSEPNSKPPPPQFTASLFKSATKLRVFRLGGLNKKPKDSNNGASSDSVPRETESQQQKKQQPSERKHFTVKFKVEEVKIMSLFSRDNSSRGNNKKHSNSHSHNPEESPSSSSEEKRSSKEVMNKYLKMVKPLYIRVSRRYGDKLGFSGHLSLSSAADKPAPPPRDTPEKKGSPSKAAAESDAGENRETNTKTEKQGNNVHGGGLRVVCKRLGKSRSASSAAVAAAPAASVSSKRRDDSLLQQQDGIQGAIMHCKRSFNASRSESECCGVREEVAMAMASALEASRKSTNEGKDKSR; the protein is encoded by the exons atGAATGACAGAGACTATTCATTGAAAGAGGATGTACAG TTTGCTCAAGTACTGCCCTCTACCGCCACCGCCCCCGCCGCTGCCACTACCACCATTCTCCGTCCGCACCATAATGCAACTGACagcgacgacgacgacgacgacgcGGACGGTCCATTCTTTGACTTAGAGTTCGCTGTTCCCGATGAAGTTGATGACCCCGAACATTCTCATGAAGACCCCAACGCCACCATTAATAAGCACTCTGaccaagaagaggaagatgaagaagaagacgacgacGACAACATTGAAGAATGCGAGAGAGAGTTCAAGTTTACGCTGTCTCCTTCAAGCAACGATCGAGGCGATGATCCCaacctttctctctctccttccgACGATCTCTTCTTCAAAGGAAAGCTGGTGCAGGTGGACCCTTCCTCCTCCGAACCAAACTCCAAGCCTCCTCCTCCTCAGTTCACGGCCTCCTTGTTCAAATCCGCCACCAAATTACGCGTCTTCAGGTTGGGAGGCCTCAACAAGAAACCCAAGGACTCCAACAATGGCGCCTCCTCCGACTCCGTTCCCAGAGAGACAGAGTCACAGCAGCAGAAGAAGCAGCAACCGTCGGAGAGAAAGCACTTCACGGTGAAGTTCAAAGTTGAAGAGGTGAAAATCATGTCTCTCTTCAGCAGAGATAACAGTTCCAGAGGTAACAACAAGAAGCATTCCAACTCGCACTCGCACAACCCGGAGGAGTCACCTTCTTCCTCCTCGGAAGAGAAGCGTTCTTCGAAGGAAGTCATGAACAAGTATCTCAAGATGGTGAAGCCACTCTACATTAGAGTCTCTCGTAGATACGGTGATAAACTTGGCTTCTCCGGCCACCTAAGCTTGAGTTCTGCTGCTGATAAACCTGCTCCGCCGCCGAGAGACACGCCGGAGAAGAAAGGATCTCCGTCTAAGGCGGCAGCGGAATCCGATGCCGGCGAGAACAGAGAAACCAACACGAAGACCGAGAAGCAGGGGAATAATGTGCATG AGCCGCTGCTCCGGCGGCTTCGGTGTCTTCGAAACGGCGTGATGATTCTCTTTTGCAGCAACAGGACGGGATTCAAGGCGCCATTATGCACTGCAAGAGATCCTTCAACGCTTCAAGATCAG AGAGCGAGTGTTGTGGTGTGAGGGAGGAAGTGGCAATGGCAATGGCCTCCGCCTTGGAAGCTTCAAGGAAGTCTACGAATGAAGGCAAGGACAAAAGTCGTTGA
- the LOC107488285 gene encoding late embryogenesis abundant protein At1g64065-like, whose translation MAQKDVHHQKNKHSRIDQETALYYKAGATHQQRSSSKCFVFVLAAFVFFCATLLVFASIVRFRNPQVKLTSATLIQIRYNNPTSSLPSLFNATLLTHLTITNPNYGGFSYENGEVSVVYGGLRIGDIARVRSDTVKARKSKEMNVTMKVRSPNNVTLLSGNHSGTLNLTSYARFNGTVRLLKIIKKRNTIEMACVINLNFTSHQIKAIHC comes from the coding sequence ATGGCTCAAAAAGATGTTCATCATCAGAAAAATAAGCATTCAAGAATAGATCAAGAGACAGCATTGTACTACAAGGCCGGCGCCACACACCAACAAAGAAGCAGCAGCAAATGCTTCGTGTTCGTTTTGGCTGCCTTTGTGTTCTTCTGTGCAACTCTGTTGGTTTTCGCATCCATAGTCCGTTTCAGAAACCCACAGGTCAAACTCACCTCAGCTACGTTGATTCAAATCCGTTACAATAACCCTACTTCTTCATTGCCTTCCTTATTCAACGCCACCCTCCTCACCCATCTCACCATCACGAATCCCAACTACGGTGGCTTCAGTTACGAGAATGGCGAGGTGAGTGTGGTCTACGGCGGCTTAAGAATCGGTGACATAGCACGCGTACGCAGCGACACAGTGAAggcaagaaaaagcaaagaaaTGAATGTTACCATGAAAGTGAGGTCTCCTAATAATGTAACACTGCTTTCTGGGAATCATTCAGGGACGTTGAATCTCACAAgttatgcaagattcaatggcACTGTTCGATTGCTTAAGATCATCAAGAAGAGAAACACCATAGAAATGGCTTGCGTTATCAATCTCAACTTCACCTCTCACCAAATTAAGGCGATccattgttaa